The following coding sequences are from one Triticum aestivum cultivar Chinese Spring chromosome 5A, IWGSC CS RefSeq v2.1, whole genome shotgun sequence window:
- the LOC123105580 gene encoding dirigent protein 4-like, whose amino-acid sequence MRTLSLLAVLLVLLLVSHPRNAADAHGHRFGKEKLTNLRFYLHDTLSDRDPTAVPVAHGAGATPRPGDPTPFSTVYVVDDVLTEGPQRTSRVVGSAQGLYASTGRHGLGLVLGIDFALNDYNGSSFVVFSRNPVTDGDGRELAVVGGRGAFRLARGFALLRTHYLNTGNGDAIIEYNVTLLHY is encoded by the coding sequence ATGAGGACTCTGTCCCTGCTCGccgtcctcctcgtcctcctcctcgtctcccacccgcgcaacgccgccgacgcccacGGCCACCGGTTCGGCAAGGAGAAGCTCACCAACCTGCGCTTCTACCTGCACGACACCCTCAGCGACCGCGACCCGACGGCCGTCCCCGTGGCGCACGGCGCCGGCGCCACGCCCAGGCCCGGCGACCCCACGCCCTTCAGCACCGTCTACGTCGTCGACGACGTGCTCACGGAGGGGCCCCAGCGGACGTCCAGGGTCGTCGGCAGCGCGCAGGGCCTGTACGCGTCCACCGGCAGGCACGGGCTGGGGCTCGTCCTCGGCATCGACTTCGCCCTCAACGACTACAACGGAAGCTCCTTCGTGGTCTTCTCGCGCAACCCCGTCACGGACGGCGACGGCagggagctcgccgtcgtcggcggcCGCGGCGCCTTCCGGCTGGCCCGCGGCTTCGCGCTGCTCCGCACGCACTACCTCAACACCGGCAACGGCGACGCCATCATCGAGTACAACGTCACTCTCCTGCATTACTGA